In Clupea harengus chromosome 12, Ch_v2.0.2, whole genome shotgun sequence, the sequence CAGGATAAGATGTTGCGGGAGCGGGACTCAACAATGGATACCATGGATCTCTACAATGGGTGGGCTGCAAAATATGAATTGTGCAAATTATGAATAGTACACAATAAAGCTTGTCAAAGCGATGCTGCGAAGTGTTTTATTAAATTAATTTGAACGAAGCAAAGTTATGCAATCATGTAGCCTACAACTCATAGGCTGGTTACAGTCTTGTTCAATTTGGTCCCTCTTTTGTGGGTGTACCAACCCATCCTGCGCAAGATGCCAtgaccttttcttttctcctttctcacCGGCTCAACTATCTTCAGTTCATTCGGTTCCGCAGGCTCCCTCGGTGTGACGTCATTCCCGTTATCTTGCATCCGAGCAGGGTTCTtcgtctctttcttcctcctatTTTGCTCTGCCTTTTTAGCTTTCAGTCCTGCTTTTGCTTGCTTTTTCTGCTCAGCTTCTCTAACCCTCTTCTCCAGCTTGGCAATCAGTTGCAGGTCTTTCTGTCTGATTTCTTCTGCGATGATGTCTGACTGCCTCCCGCCGTTTCTTGGGTCTGAGTGTTGGGGCGGGATGACCTCTCGTTCTGGGCAGACCTGCAGCGTCCCTCTGCCTTTAGCAGCTGCGGGTGACATTTCTttgttatctgtgtgtctgccacactcacacatgccatTGGCCGTGACAGGTCCCTGGGGAAGGGAGGTAAATCAAAACAAAGCTTGTGAATATTAAAAGGCTAATGTGCCTTTCAATGCTCATAGCCAGTCCTCAGCTAtgaaaaagataaaggtgaacAACAATTATGATGTAGAGCAACAACTGGGCCTACAGCATGATGGGAAGTCTACATTCTTGAttctttctttcagttttttccccactcaTTTGTTTATGGTTTAGCTCAGAAAAAATAAACTAATGTCACCAAAAGGCCTGTAGCACTGAAATGAAAAACTCAAACTACCTGAGGATTAATATTCCAGATGCTTCCATATTTTCGGAAACACCCTTTCCTGCGCGTCCCACAGTAGTCCTTCATGGGGGCATTTCCAGCTGCGGATCCCTCCATGCCCCTGGGGTTGTTGGCGCACTTGAGATGTGAATGCATAATAGATTTAAACATTTCATCATTCAGCATCCTCTTATCAGAAGAGACATGAATGTGACAGCAGAGGAAAGGCAACACTTTGCTTGGATGCCATCACATTTACGACAACAAAGTATGTAAGGCAACTATATGTGGAATGATACCTGGTGcagaagaaaataaatcatGAAGAACCTTTGTTCTCACCTTTGTCTCTACTTGATTTCTCAGCTCCTCcatcaccctttctctctttatcatcACAGACGTCACACTGGACAGCAAAActacttctctctccttcatatATTGGTCCCACACCATTTTCTCttgcaccctctccctctccacggCTATCTTCTCCATTTCAAACTCATCCCTTTGATCTGTCAGGAGACACAGTAGTTCTGTCCGTTCTTCTTCAAGAGCTGTGTAACGCTTCTCGATCCGCGCCTTGTTGATCCTCACTTCTCTGTCCGTTAAGTTACCTGACAAGTGCGTCCTAATCATCCACCGTGCTCTTTCAATGTCAGATTGGATATTGGGGCTGAGGGATTTCATTGTTGTGTCGATTTCACCTGCCTCTTCCCCCAGCAAGTCTCTTATCCTAATAAGTGCTTGATTAAGTATAGGATTTGAATGACAAAGTTGTTCCACCTCGGTTGCTTCCTGGGCAGCTCCAGCTGTTGCTGGCCAATAAACGTTTGGTTCTGCCATCTCCTCCACACTCCTACAAGCAGAAAGAGTGCAACAGTGTAGGTAGACAATGAAGTCACAATGTCTGAACTTTTTGCTAGCCTGCTTATCTGCTTTCCACTAATCATcgttgtttattcagggagaattgactgagcacagggctcttttgcagcaatgccctgattgaggctacatagtacagaagaacaataaataaacaaaccataacaaaacaaaacagacaaaataaataaaaaaacacattaaacaactcagaaattaagtataaaaaaaaattaaaaaaataacataaagtaaaaaaattaaatcacagaatcatttaaaacaacagcattgaggcacatccttattatctaaaaggctcttaaattggttgacagacaaatacttggttaatttcaactccacttgaacagtgttccatttatgggaagcaaagaacttaaaagctattttacctatattagtttttgtaagggggatttcaagggagatgaggctctgtgaccgtgtattatgacagatggattttaatttgaaaagtgacatgagataattaggcagttttcccactaaggctttataaacaaataaaagacagtgtttttccctcctgtctgctagaggggaccaaccaacatttaATGTCACCTGTATGGGTCGCCTCAGCTACTGACATAGTCAGGTGGCACTTTGCTGATCCCTTTCATGTAGCGTTATTCTAATCTAATTACTTGACACTTGATAATAGTGTTGAGATGCTTTCTTGCTCACCTCGGAATCAAGCGAATGTGGCAGGTCTGAAGTATGTAACAAACCGCTGGAATTGAAGAGATTTGTTCGTGTTGCGTTCTGTAAGAAGTAGAATGCAAGAATTGATTTCGAATGTTTCACTGTTTCTATGGCATTTCGTCAGAATTGACACGTTTGGAATGCTCAGTTGGCAACATATATTCTAGCGTACTTTCATGGTTCAAACGGAGAATAGTAGCGACAAATAAAGTAGGTAAGCCCATAATAAAGCTAACCTGTTCTCATAAGAGATTAAAGGTAGAACAAATAGATTATACGTCATAATATTCCGCTAAACAAAAGGCGCAtgtaaaacagaaagagagagatgaaaaataaaCCTGTGATGATTAGGTCATAGCCTACGTGTTATCGATCTGGCTGCTATTTCAAATTGCAACTTTTAATGGCAATAGGCCTACTAATtgaaattgta encodes:
- the LOC116222868 gene encoding uncharacterized protein LOC116222868 gives rise to the protein MAEPNVYWPATAGAAQEATEVEQLCHSNPILNQALIRIRDLLGEEAGEIDTTMKSLSPNIQSDIERARWMIRTHLSGNLTDREVRINKARIEKRYTALEEERTELLCLLTDQRDEFEMEKIAVERERVQEKMVWDQYMKEREVVLLSSVTSVMIKRERVMEELRNQVETKCANNPRGMEGSAAGNAPMKDYCGTRRKGCFRKYGSIWNINPQGPVTANGMCECGRHTDNKEMSPAAAKGRGTLQVCPEREVIPPQHSDPRNGGRQSDIIAEEIRQKDLQLIAKLEKRVREAEQKKQAKAGLKAKKAEQNRRKKETKNPARMQDNGNDVTPREPAEPNELKIVEPVRKEKRKGHGILRRMGWYTHKRGTKLNKTVTSL